The Microbacterium trichothecenolyticum sequence CTTCGTCCTGAGCGAGTTCCGCTTTCTCCCGCTGCCGCCCGTGCCCCTGCTCGGCACGTTCACCGAGATCAACGTGCGCATCTACGCCGTCGACGAGGCCGGTCGCCGCGGGGTCGTGTTCCGCACGCTCGAGGCTGAGCACCTCGCCCCGGTGCTGGTGGCGCGCGCGCTGTTCGGCCTGCCCTACCGGTGGGCGCGCGCCGGGGTACGCACCGACGGCGCACGGATCGAGTTCCGCTCCCGGCGCCACGGGGCACGGCATCCCGGCACACGGGTGCGCGCCACTCTCGGCACCGCTGCGGTCGACACCCCGCTGTCGCGCTTCCTGACGGCCCGCTGGGGCTTTCACGAACGCCACCTCGGCCGCACCATCTGGGCCGCCAACAGCCACGAGCCCTGGCCGTTGGTCGAGGCGGAGCTCGAGGAGCTCGACGATGAACTCGTCGCCGATGCCGGGTTCCCAGGCCTCGCCCGACGCGCGCCGGATTCGGTGCTGGCGATGCCGGCACGGCATCCGGGGTTCGTCACGCGCTTCACGCGCGCCCGCGCGATCGCCCCGCGCGCCGACGCGTAGGTCAGTCGGGCTGCGCCGCCGCGTTGCGGTGGTGGCGGATGACCTCGGCGACGACGAAGTTGAACCACTTCTCGGCGAACACGGGGTCGAGATCGGCGTCTTCGGCGAGACGCATGAGCCGGGCGATCTGCTGCTCTTCGCGCTGCGGGTCGGATGCCGGCATCCCATGCTTCGCCTTGAGAAGCCCGACCTGCTTGGTGCAGTGGAATCGCTCGGCGAGCAGGAAGATGAGGGCGGCGTCGATGTTGTCGATGCTGCCGCGCAGTCCCTGCAGGATCGTCGTGGGGTCGGCGTCCGTCATGTGTCCTCCCGAATCGCTCCGAGACTACCGCGGGATGCCGCGAACG is a genomic window containing:
- a CDS encoding YqjF family protein, coding for MITERHAPDLPGRAVIAQRWSRAVFVHWRVDPAQVAPVLPPGTRPDVHDGSAWVGLVPFVLSEFRFLPLPPVPLLGTFTEINVRIYAVDEAGRRGVVFRTLEAEHLAPVLVARALFGLPYRWARAGVRTDGARIEFRSRRHGARHPGTRVRATLGTAAVDTPLSRFLTARWGFHERHLGRTIWAANSHEPWPLVEAELEELDDELVADAGFPGLARRAPDSVLAMPARHPGFVTRFTRARAIAPRADA
- a CDS encoding chorismate mutase — encoded protein: MTDADPTTILQGLRGSIDNIDAALIFLLAERFHCTKQVGLLKAKHGMPASDPQREEQQIARLMRLAEDADLDPVFAEKWFNFVVAEVIRHHRNAAAQPD